A single region of the Gemella sp. zg-570 genome encodes:
- a CDS encoding DUF2922 domain-containing protein has product MNKTLELIFTTADDKKYKLIIKNPKESLDKDTVSQVGSKIIATKIFNTSKRVLASFDKAVYIIRQEQVIE; this is encoded by the coding sequence ATGAATAAAACATTAGAACTTATTTTTACAACAGCAGACGATAAAAAATACAAGTTAATTATTAAAAATCCAAAAGAATCTTTAGATAAGGATACGGTTAGTCAAGTAGGTAGTAAAATTATCGCGACAAAGATATTCAATACTAGCAAAAGAGTTTTGGCAAGTTTTGATAAGGCAGTTTATATCATTCGTCAAGAACAAGTGATAGAATAG
- a CDS encoding YbbR-like domain-containing protein: MDKDKLFLKIVSLLIAILMFFSVNDNLLSNFFEQGKSSNYTTTWIRSVPIEVNYDKNKYYILGIPDSVDVKITGPTAKVQKESVDRSFKARIDFSKIDVGDNQKLKVEIVELNNGLEAVSNPEFITVSVRNKISREYQVKPTVKNERLLLGYSLKSVSVTDQTIKISGAEESLDNIYEVRAESTEKTKISSNIKEEAKLVAYDRNFNKIEDIEMEKTTTTISINVEAIEKTIPITINQIGELPSDYELVSITVEPNSAKIRAENKDILTNIEEAFVDVELTDIKQETKELSNLKIYANTSSLYTFDVATVKVTIKVKKK; this comes from the coding sequence ATGGATAAAGACAAATTATTTTTAAAAATTGTATCCTTGTTAATTGCTATACTGATGTTTTTTTCAGTAAATGATAATTTATTATCTAATTTCTTTGAACAGGGCAAAAGTTCTAACTACACAACTACTTGGATAAGATCAGTACCCATAGAAGTAAATTATGACAAGAATAAATACTACATCTTAGGAATACCGGATAGTGTTGATGTTAAAATTACTGGACCTACTGCCAAGGTGCAAAAAGAAAGTGTCGATAGAAGTTTCAAAGCACGCATAGATTTTAGTAAAATAGATGTGGGTGATAACCAAAAACTAAAAGTTGAAATCGTCGAATTAAATAATGGGCTTGAAGCAGTTAGTAATCCAGAATTTATCACAGTTTCTGTCCGCAACAAGATAAGTAGAGAGTATCAAGTTAAACCAACAGTTAAAAACGAAAGACTACTCCTAGGTTACAGCTTAAAATCCGTATCAGTAACTGACCAAACTATAAAAATTTCTGGAGCAGAAGAAAGTTTAGACAACATTTACGAAGTTCGAGCAGAAAGTACAGAAAAAACAAAAATCAGCTCTAACATCAAAGAAGAAGCAAAACTAGTTGCTTATGACAGAAACTTCAATAAAATAGAAGATATAGAAATGGAAAAAACTACTACTACTATTTCTATTAATGTAGAAGCCATAGAAAAAACTATTCCCATAACTATCAACCAGATTGGAGAATTACCTAGCGACTATGAATTAGTAAGCATAACAGTTGAACCAAATTCAGCAAAAATAAGGGCTGAGAATAAGGACATCCTCACTAACATCGAAGAAGCCTTTGTAGATGTTGAACTAACAGATATCAAACAAGAAACTAAGGAACTAAGCAATCTTAAAATATATGCAAACACAAGCTCATTATATACTTTTGATGTCGCAACTGTTAAGGTTACTATAAAAGTCAAGAAAAAATAA
- the cdaA gene encoding diadenylate cyclase CdaA, whose product MLANYFSEITYMKIIISLIDILLVWFLVYTALKLLSGTRGIQLVKGIIIIVFLRLAFNLIGFQTMSYIIDQLVNWGVLAIIIIFQPEIRRTLEHLGRFNLYNIIFNRDSSLADKDRANTINVVADTSKHMARRRIGALIVLENNTGLDEYAESGIELNSNISNELIINIFIPNTPLHDGALILTKEKIRAASCFLPLSDNKNIASNLGTRHRAAIGLSENTDAIIVVVSEETGHISVAMNGKLKENLHAGDLKNFLNENWLTTNTTLRGDTNG is encoded by the coding sequence ATGTTAGCTAACTACTTCAGCGAAATTACTTATATGAAAATTATAATATCTTTAATTGATATTTTGCTCGTTTGGTTTTTGGTTTACACCGCTTTGAAATTATTGAGTGGGACACGTGGTATTCAGCTTGTTAAAGGAATAATTATTATTGTTTTTTTGCGTCTAGCTTTTAATCTTATCGGTTTCCAAACAATGAGTTACATTATAGACCAACTGGTAAATTGGGGTGTCCTTGCTATAATTATTATCTTCCAACCAGAAATAAGAAGAACCTTGGAACACCTAGGTCGCTTTAACCTATACAATATAATTTTTAATAGGGATAGCAGCCTTGCTGACAAGGACAGGGCAAATACTATTAATGTTGTTGCTGATACTTCTAAACACATGGCAAGAAGACGTATCGGAGCTCTTATCGTTTTAGAAAATAATACTGGTCTTGATGAATATGCAGAGAGTGGAATTGAATTAAATTCTAATATTAGTAATGAACTAATTATTAATATTTTTATACCCAACACTCCCCTACATGACGGTGCCCTTATCCTAACAAAAGAAAAAATTAGGGCTGCTAGTTGCTTTTTACCCCTTAGCGATAACAAAAATATTGCCAGTAATTTAGGGACTAGACACCGTGCCGCCATAGGACTTTCTGAAAACACAGACGCTATTATCGTGGTCGTGTCGGAAGAAACAGGTCATATTTCTGTTGCCATGAACGGCAAACTAAAAGAAAATCTTCATGCAGGAGATTTAAAAAATTTCCTAAATGAAAATTGGCTAACAACAAATACTACATTGAGAGGCGATACTAATGGATAA
- the relB gene encoding type II toxin-antitoxin system RelB family antitoxin: MSVPISVRFDENVNKFLTHVVKEKNTTKTDFIRQAVMEKLEDLYDIEMADKSYKKWLEDDKKTFSHKEAMKRYG, encoded by the coding sequence ATGAGTGTCCCTATTTCTGTAAGATTTGATGAAAATGTAAATAAATTTTTAACACATGTTGTTAAAGAAAAAAATACAACAAAAACAGATTTTATAAGACAAGCTGTAATGGAAAAGTTAGAAGATTTGTACGATATAGAAATGGCTGATAAATCTTATAAAAAATGGCTGGAAGATGATAAAAAAACTTTTTCACATAAAGAAGCGATGAAAAGAT
- a CDS encoding helix-turn-helix domain-containing protein gives MTVGDKIKNLRLKKKYTLDELGKLIDSSRQTLYKYEQGIITNIPKEKIELLAKALGTSPAYLYGWDSDEGYYFDENTREIAEDIFENDNLRILFDASRNASPEDLQLVTNLLLNLKERE, from the coding sequence ATGACAGTCGGCGACAAAATTAAAAATTTACGTCTTAAAAAAAAATATACTCTTGATGAACTAGGTAAACTCATAGATTCATCAAGACAAACCCTATATAAGTATGAACAAGGTATTATCACCAACATACCCAAAGAAAAAATAGAATTATTAGCCAAGGCACTAGGAACAAGTCCAGCCTATCTCTACGGTTGGGATAGTGATGAGGGCTACTATTTTGATGAGAATACTCGGGAAATTGCAGAGGATATTTTTGAAAATGATAACTTACGCATACTTTTTGATGCTAGTAGAAATGCTAGTCCTGAAGATTTGCAGCTAGTAACAAATCTTTTATTAAATCTAAAAGAGAGGGAATAA